A single window of Pontiella agarivorans DNA harbors:
- a CDS encoding sirohydrochlorin chelatase: protein MKALLIVAHGSRRKESNDEVRRLAQRIHENAGPAFDLVTSAFLEISSPQIDSAVADLVDEGASEIRIFPYFLAAGTHVVNDIPRIIEEEKNNHPDIDFEILPHLGALQGISTLILNQIYKGGKPRNPALASLETLETD, encoded by the coding sequence ATGAAAGCACTGTTGATTGTTGCGCATGGAAGCCGCCGTAAAGAGTCCAATGATGAAGTCCGCCGCCTTGCTCAGCGCATACATGAAAACGCCGGCCCGGCATTCGACCTCGTAACCAGCGCCTTTCTTGAAATCTCCAGTCCGCAGATCGACTCCGCCGTCGCCGACCTCGTCGATGAGGGCGCTTCCGAAATCCGGATTTTTCCCTATTTTCTCGCCGCCGGCACCCATGTGGTGAATGACATCCCGCGCATCATCGAAGAGGAAAAAAACAACCATCCGGATATCGATTTTGAGATCCTTCCGCATCTTGGCGCCCTGCAAGGCATCAGTACACTGATCCTGAATCAAATCTACAAAGGCGGAAAACCCCGCAATCCCGCACTGGCCTCGCTCGAAACACTCGAAACGGACTGA
- a CDS encoding type II secretion system F family protein, producing the protein MPKFRYTAHDINGREKSGVVNAASSTAAETLLKSRGLFPTEVAGTDLKLPKTEKTAESTPSHKRGLSTEIRLPALLTPITPKQLMILTRQLATLIHSGMPLLKGLKILERQESHNTLKKAIGRIAESIEGGSTFADALAEHPRIFNRLYVNMVKAGEAGGVLDTVLDRLASYMEKAQKVKNRVKSAMTYPIVVLLASSAIMIFLMVSIIPKFEIIFSDMLDGRALPPLTLYVMGISENIKNQWPVGLAALAGAAVLFIILKRFKRGRYVLDALKLVLPLFGKLIRMSALARFARTLGTLMESGVPVLQALSIVKETLSNEIISNAVQNIHDNIKDGESMAAPVEANSIFPPIFGGMVEVGEETGELPDMLLKTADMYEDEVDNIVAGLSSIIEPLLIVILAVVVGTIVIAMFLPMVSIIGNLS; encoded by the coding sequence ATGCCTAAATTCAGATATACAGCTCACGACATCAATGGCCGGGAAAAAAGCGGAGTCGTCAATGCGGCCAGTTCGACCGCGGCGGAGACGCTGCTGAAAAGCCGGGGGCTGTTTCCCACCGAAGTGGCGGGAACCGACCTGAAGCTTCCAAAAACTGAAAAAACGGCAGAATCGACACCGTCGCACAAACGCGGACTTTCCACCGAAATCCGACTTCCGGCTTTGCTGACCCCGATCACCCCGAAACAGCTGATGATACTGACCCGCCAGCTCGCCACCCTCATCCACTCCGGCATGCCTCTGCTCAAAGGGCTGAAGATTCTGGAACGGCAGGAAAGCCATAACACGCTGAAAAAAGCGATCGGCCGGATCGCCGAATCCATTGAAGGCGGCAGCACCTTCGCGGATGCACTGGCCGAACATCCCCGCATCTTCAACCGGCTCTATGTCAATATGGTCAAAGCCGGGGAAGCCGGCGGAGTCCTCGACACCGTTCTCGACCGTCTCGCCTCCTATATGGAAAAAGCCCAGAAGGTGAAAAATCGCGTCAAAAGTGCCATGACCTACCCCATCGTGGTGCTGCTGGCCTCTTCGGCGATTATGATCTTCCTGATGGTTTCCATTATTCCGAAATTTGAAATCATCTTTTCCGATATGCTCGACGGGCGCGCCCTTCCGCCGCTCACGCTTTATGTAATGGGGATCAGCGAAAACATTAAAAACCAGTGGCCGGTCGGCCTCGCAGCCCTTGCAGGTGCCGCGGTTCTTTTCATAATCCTGAAACGGTTCAAACGCGGCCGCTATGTGCTCGATGCACTGAAACTCGTCCTCCCCCTGTTTGGAAAACTTATCCGGATGTCGGCTCTGGCCCGCTTTGCCCGAACGCTCGGCACCCTGATGGAATCCGGCGTTCCCGTTCTTCAGGCCCTCTCAATTGTAAAAGAAACACTCAGCAATGAAATAATCTCGAATGCGGTCCAGAATATTCATGATAACATTAAAGACGGCGAATCCATGGCCGCGCCCGTGGAAGCCAATTCCATTTTCCCTCCGATTTTCGGCGGAATGGTCGAAGTGGGCGAGGAAACCGGCGAGCTGCCGGATATGCTGCTGAAAACCGCCGATATGTATGAGGACGAAGTGGATAATATCGTGGCCGGATTAAGCTCGATTATCGAACCGTTGCTGATTGTCATTCTCGCAGTGGTTGTCGGCACAATTGTGATTGCCATGTTCCTCCCCATGGTGTCTATTATTGGTAACCTGAGTTAG
- a CDS encoding GspE/PulE family protein, with translation MIMLNHLVDSGRISREQAESIHGEHLAQGRSIRDIILDQHDLREPEYLQAVADALNSEIIDLENTPTFPNPGNRIPSSLVRMYFTTPVKEEDGAVIFAVCDYPASAVADDMAFILSQPIGFVVAPEEQIKKTIHKLFGETDESTPAPSAGLEQTHFTDLEHAACSTPVIQFVNSILQQAVSDGASDIHFEPFEKEFKIRCRVDGALFEMPPPPIHLALPIISRIKVIAGLDIAESRLPQDGRIELAAGGHTIDFRVSTLPTQFGESVVLRVLDRSNVQLELDRIGFPEDIYRSFTKDIEKPNGIVIVTGPTGSGKTTTLYAALQRINKTETKILTAEDPVEYDVEGIIQLPVRDNIGLTFASALRSFLRQDPDVIMVGEIRDLDTAQIAVQASLTGHLVFTTLHTNDAAGAITRLIDMDVEPYLIASTLEAVMGQRLVRTICPDCKTAYTPDDEMLQLLELTRAQIGDRPFYRGSGCETCGGSGYSGRCALFEYMPINETLRSAIVEKQPTLALRRKAIALGMRTLREDGIRLILDGRTTVEEVVQYT, from the coding sequence ATGATCATGCTCAACCATCTGGTCGACAGCGGACGTATTTCCCGGGAACAGGCGGAGTCCATTCACGGGGAACATCTCGCGCAAGGACGCAGCATACGCGACATCATTCTTGATCAGCACGATCTCCGCGAACCGGAATATCTGCAGGCCGTGGCCGATGCACTCAACAGCGAGATTATCGATCTCGAAAACACACCAACGTTTCCAAACCCTGGAAACCGCATTCCCTCCAGCCTTGTCCGCATGTATTTTACCACGCCGGTGAAGGAAGAGGACGGCGCGGTTATTTTTGCGGTGTGCGATTATCCCGCTTCGGCCGTGGCGGACGACATGGCGTTTATTCTGTCGCAACCGATCGGCTTTGTGGTCGCCCCGGAAGAACAGATTAAAAAGACGATTCATAAACTCTTTGGAGAAACAGATGAATCAACACCCGCCCCCTCGGCGGGGCTGGAACAGACCCATTTCACCGATCTCGAACATGCCGCCTGCTCCACCCCGGTCATCCAATTCGTAAACAGCATCCTGCAGCAGGCGGTCAGCGACGGCGCATCGGATATCCATTTCGAACCCTTTGAAAAGGAGTTTAAAATCCGCTGCCGGGTGGATGGCGCCCTTTTTGAAATGCCTCCCCCGCCCATTCATCTGGCCCTGCCGATTATCTCGCGAATCAAAGTCATCGCCGGACTCGACATTGCAGAATCCCGACTTCCTCAGGACGGGCGCATCGAACTCGCCGCAGGAGGACATACCATCGATTTCCGCGTCTCCACCCTGCCCACCCAGTTCGGCGAAAGTGTAGTGCTGCGAGTGCTTGACCGCTCCAATGTTCAACTCGAACTCGACCGCATCGGATTCCCGGAAGATATCTACCGCAGTTTCACAAAGGATATAGAAAAACCGAACGGCATCGTGATAGTGACCGGTCCCACCGGCTCCGGAAAAACAACAACCCTTTATGCAGCTCTCCAGCGGATCAACAAAACCGAAACCAAAATTCTAACAGCGGAAGATCCCGTTGAATACGACGTGGAAGGAATCATCCAGCTGCCGGTTCGTGACAACATCGGCCTCACCTTCGCCTCGGCCCTGCGCTCATTTCTCCGTCAGGATCCGGATGTGATTATGGTCGGCGAAATCCGCGATCTGGATACCGCACAGATTGCCGTGCAGGCCTCACTGACTGGACATCTGGTCTTCACGACACTGCATACGAATGACGCCGCCGGCGCCATTACCCGTTTAATTGATATGGATGTGGAGCCTTATCTGATTGCCTCGACGCTCGAGGCCGTCATGGGCCAGCGGTTGGTGCGTACAATCTGCCCGGACTGCAAAACCGCCTATACGCCGGATGATGAAATGCTGCAGTTGCTCGAACTCACCCGGGCGCAAATTGGCGATCGCCCGTTTTACCGCGGATCAGGATGCGAAACCTGCGGAGGAAGCGGCTACAGCGGACGCTGTGCCCTTTTTGAATATATGCCGATCAATGAGACGCTGCGCTCAGCCATTGTTGAAAAACAACCTACACTGGCCCTTCGCCGGAAAGCAATTGCTCTCGGAATGCGCACCCTGCGCGAAGATGGAATCCGCCTGATTCTGGATGGACGCACAACAGTTGAAGAGGTGGTGCAATACACATGA
- a CDS encoding GspE/PulE family protein has protein sequence MRNNHYIAEILGNRFSRKTIETALQQCGPETGDLLDQLADENCSRHMLFSDVARHVGMEQIELDETVPASSAANLIDPEIALRYRTVPIRKTGTALTLAFGDPSDIETLDTLRYLFDTPVEIVAALPEQIEATLKRLYSEPTTPIPEKKEEPPVQSDDEPVIRLVNLLITEGFNQRASDIHLEPLSATFRVRYRIDGALREVEGPPRRLHPSVISRIKIMAGMKISEKRLPQDGRIEINAEGRPLDLRVSSIPTNHGESIVMRILDKQTLQLGLPNLGFHEEDHKTFQRLIQYPDGILLVTGPTGSGKTTSLYACLNHLNQPDRKIITVEDPVEYQLNGINQVRVRSDIGLTFSAALRSMLRQAPNIIMIGEIRDRETAEIAVNAALTGHLVLSTLHTNDAPSAVTRLTDIGIKPFLISSAVRGIMAQRLVRTICGSCKVSYAPSATEQQLAEPVSSLWKGEGCPACGHTGYHGRKGIFELMAINDALRELIYRKASTAELRNAAAAGGMRTLREDGLRKAADGETTLSEVLRVTMGDRNG, from the coding sequence ATGCGGAATAATCACTATATTGCGGAAATCCTTGGAAATCGGTTCAGCCGGAAAACGATTGAAACCGCACTGCAACAATGTGGACCGGAAACCGGAGATCTCCTAGACCAGCTTGCGGACGAAAACTGCTCCAGGCACATGCTTTTTTCAGATGTGGCCCGCCATGTCGGCATGGAACAGATCGAACTCGATGAAACGGTTCCTGCCTCATCCGCCGCAAACCTGATCGACCCGGAAATCGCCCTGCGCTACCGCACCGTCCCAATCCGGAAAACCGGGACCGCCCTGACACTCGCTTTCGGAGATCCATCCGATATTGAAACCCTTGACACCCTGCGTTACCTGTTCGATACACCGGTCGAAATCGTGGCCGCCCTGCCGGAGCAAATCGAAGCGACGCTTAAACGGCTCTATTCCGAGCCCACTACGCCTATACCGGAAAAAAAAGAAGAGCCCCCCGTCCAAAGTGATGACGAACCGGTCATCAGACTCGTCAACCTGCTGATAACAGAAGGCTTCAACCAACGCGCATCCGATATCCACCTTGAACCGCTCTCCGCGACCTTCCGGGTTCGCTACCGGATCGACGGCGCCCTGCGGGAAGTCGAAGGACCGCCGCGGCGGCTGCACCCCTCCGTCATCAGCCGAATTAAAATCATGGCCGGTATGAAAATTTCCGAAAAGCGGCTTCCGCAGGACGGACGAATTGAAATCAATGCCGAAGGCCGCCCGCTCGATCTGCGCGTCTCCTCGATTCCGACCAATCACGGGGAAAGCATTGTAATGCGTATTCTCGACAAGCAGACCTTGCAGCTCGGACTTCCAAACCTTGGATTTCATGAAGAGGACCATAAAACCTTCCAGCGTCTCATCCAGTACCCCGACGGCATTCTGCTGGTTACCGGCCCGACCGGCTCCGGGAAAACCACCTCGCTGTATGCCTGCCTGAATCACCTCAACCAACCGGACCGTAAAATCATCACGGTCGAGGATCCGGTGGAGTATCAGTTGAACGGCATCAACCAGGTGCGTGTCCGCTCGGATATCGGCCTCACCTTCAGCGCCGCCCTGCGCTCCATGCTGCGGCAGGCCCCAAATATCATTATGATCGGAGAAATCCGCGACCGGGAAACGGCGGAGATTGCCGTAAATGCAGCGCTCACCGGACATCTGGTACTCAGCACCCTGCACACCAACGATGCTCCAAGCGCGGTCACCCGTCTGACGGACATCGGCATTAAACCTTTTCTCATTTCATCCGCAGTCCGCGGCATCATGGCCCAGCGACTGGTTCGCACCATCTGCGGATCGTGTAAAGTTTCCTATGCACCTTCCGCAACCGAACAACAGCTCGCTGAGCCGGTCTCCAGCCTCTGGAAAGGCGAAGGCTGCCCCGCCTGCGGCCATACCGGCTATCACGGCCGCAAAGGTATTTTTGAACTGATGGCGATCAATGATGCCCTGCGCGAGCTGATCTACCGAAAGGCCTCCACTGCCGAACTGCGAAACGCGGCTGCCGCCGGCGGCATGCGCACCCTCCGGGAGGACGGCCTCCGTAAAGCAGCCGACGGTGAAACCACACTGAGCGAAGTGCTCCGGGTAACCATGGGAGACCGCAACGGATGA
- a CDS encoding PEP-CTERM sorting domain-containing protein (PEP-CTERM proteins occur, often in large numbers, in the proteomes of bacteria that also encode an exosortase, a predicted intramembrane cysteine proteinase. The presence of a PEP-CTERM domain at a protein's C-terminus predicts cleavage within the sorting domain, followed by covalent anchoring to some some component of the (usually Gram-negative) cell surface. Many PEP-CTERM proteins exhibit an unusual sequence composition that includes large numbers of potential glycosylation sites. Expression of one such protein has been shown restore the ability of a bacterium to form floc, a type of biofilm.) — protein sequence MKQIIYILSVLAVTGAAQAGIIDAASGAATLFGDTEIRTDHTGYTGAGFTALNNRDNSGFTLAADTAFTNIVLRYAAASTNPGEFHISIEETGSPLSTAGDTVFFAKTASYDDWTTISINLSGESGDVFHFAWADTSNNGGVNVDYVNFQAIPEPATAGLIALVGGGLFFIRRLMM from the coding sequence ATGAAACAGATCATCTATATATTGTCCGTCCTTGCTGTAACAGGAGCTGCACAGGCTGGAATTATTGATGCCGCATCCGGTGCAGCAACGCTGTTCGGTGATACAGAAATCAGAACCGACCATACGGGATATACCGGAGCCGGTTTTACCGCGCTCAATAACCGGGACAATTCCGGCTTTACCCTCGCCGCTGATACCGCGTTCACCAACATTGTCCTGCGCTATGCTGCCGCCAGCACCAATCCCGGAGAATTCCATATCTCCATCGAAGAAACGGGCTCCCCGCTGAGCACGGCGGGTGATACCGTTTTCTTTGCAAAAACAGCATCATATGATGACTGGACAACCATTAGCATCAACCTCTCTGGCGAAAGCGGAGATGTTTTCCATTTCGCCTGGGCAGATACTTCCAACAATGGCGGCGTAAATGTTGATTATGTCAATTTTCAGGCCATCCCTGAGCCGGCAACCGCCGGATTGATTGCCCTCGTTGGCGGAGGGCTGTTCTTTATCCGCCGTCTGATGATGTAA